The Starkeya sp. ORNL1 DNA window AAGCCCTTCGACCGCGAAGTGCTGAGCGCCAAGCTGCACCAGGTCGGGCTGATCTGATTTTCTTGTCCCCCGATGTCATCCCGGACGGCCGTCAGGCCGATCCGGGATCGCGTGCCGAAAGGGGCGCATAATCGGCGCGCGATCCCGGCTCTGCGCTTCGCTCCGGCCGGGATGACGACGAGCAGGGAATGCGCATGCTACACTTCCGCTCATGACGCGCATGGCCCGCTTCCCCCTCCTGTCTCGCCTCCTGCTGGTGCTGGCCTTGCTGGCGCTCGGCGGCGAACTCGCGGCGCCGGCATTCGCGACCGCGCTCAGTGCCGGACGCGACATGCCCTGCCATGAACAGATGCGGACGCCCTTGCACGCGGCGGATGGGCCGGTCGCCGCCCGCGGCGAACATCGTCACGGCACCGCGCCGCAACCGGCTGTCGGCCATCTGTGCTGCGCGCTGGCCTGCCTCGTCATCGCGCCGGCGGGGGAGGGGCCGATCCTGTCGCCGGCGCGGAGCGTCGCGGCATGGGATGGTCCTGCGGCGTCCGCATTGACCGGACTCGCCCTGCCGATCCCGGTGCCGCCGCCGCGAACCATCTCCTGAAACCCCGACGATCCCTGCCGCGTTGCTCCGCCTTCATCGGGCGGGAGTGCAGCGGCGCATCCTTCATTCAGGAGACGACAATCATGACCATCATCCGTTCCGCCGTGCTCGGCATCCTGGCGCTGGCGCTCGCCGGCGCTGCCGCGTCCGCGCAGACCATGAACATGCCCGGCATGGACCACAGCAGCCATATGCAGCAAGGCGCTGCGGCGAATCCGTCATCCGAGGCGTTCGAGCGGGCCAATACCCGCATGCATCAGGGCATGACGATGCCCTTCACCGGAGACACCGATATCGACTTCGCCAAGGGGATGATCCCGCACCATCAGGGCGCGATCGACATGGCGAAGATCGAGCTGCAATACGGCAAGGATGCCGAGATGAGGAAGCTCGCCGAGGAGATCATCAAGGCACAGGAAAGCGAGATCGCCTTCCTGAAGGCCTGGCTGGCGAAGCAGGGGAAGTAGTCGATCTGCTTCAACGTCCTTCGAGGCCGGGGCGTTGCCCCGCCGCCTCAGGATGACGTCGCAATTAATTGCACCACGTCATCCTGAGGTGCGAGCGTTAGCGAGCCTCGAAGGATGTTCCAGCCGAGTGACGCTCCCGTCCGCCAAAACAAAAACCCCGCCTCGCGGCGGGGTTTTTCTGTCCGGCGAACCCGGAAGGCGCGGCTCAGGCCGGGATGCGTTCCTCGCTGTCGGTGGGCTCGCGCAGCACATAGCCGCGGCCCCACACCGTCTCGATATAGTTGCGGCCGGAGGAGGCATTGGCGAGCTTCTTGCGCAGCTTGCAGATGAAGACGTCGATGATCTTCAGCTCCGGCTCGTCCATGCCGCCATAGAGATGATTGAGGAACATCTCCTTGGTCAGCGTCGTGCCCTTGCGCAGCGAGAGGAGCTCCAGCATCTGGTACTCCTTGCCGGTCAGGTGCACGCGGGCAGCGGAGACTTCCACCGTCTTGGTGTCGAGATTGACGATGAGGTCGCCGGTCTGGATGACCGACTGGGCGTGGCCCTTGGAGCGGCGCACGATGGCGTGGATGCGGGCGACCAGCTCGTCCTTGTGGAACGGCTTGGTGAGATAGTCGTCGGCGCCGAAGCCGAGGCCCTTCACCTTGTCCTCGATGCCGGCGAGGCCGGAGAGGATGAGGATCGGCGTCTTCACCTTGGCGACGCGCAATCCCTTCAGGACATCATAGCCCGACATGTCGGGCAGATTGAGGTCGAGGAGGATGATGTCGTAGTCATAGAGCTTGCCGAGATCGACGCCCTCTTCACCGAGATCCGTCGTATAGACGTTGAAGCTCTCGGACTTCAGCATCAATTCGATGCTCTGCGCGGTCGCGCGGTCGTCCTCGATGAGCAAGACGCGCATGCCAATCCCCTTCCCTCGCCACGGCCTTTAAGGGGTCAAAACACACGTTGGCCACACCGGCCCGAGCGTTGCTCTTCCCCGCGCCCGGCTTGGCACACCGATTCGACACTCAATAGAATAGAGGTAACAAAACCTGATTCCCCTGCACAAGCGGAAACGCGAAAATATGTTCGAGTCTTACCGCAAGCGCCTGTATCGGAAAAAGATTTTGGCAACCCCAGACTTTGAGTCACGTCTTAACGATTGGGCCTAAGTGAATCTTGCGACTCGCCTTTTCACGCGCGTCGCCAGAATGCACCGGACGTGACACGATCATTAACGGAGCCGGTAAACAAATCGTTTCCATCTCGTTGCCAACTCGAAGAAAGGTGGAACAGACGGGCATCCGGCCGGCGTGGGGTAAGGAAGCGGCAACCTGTCCTTGCGATGATGATGTCGTGCCGTCGCGTAAGGATGGTGCAGGTCGGCACGGCGATGCGGCAAATTGGAATGAATGCGGCAACCGGATGCTAACCTGAGTATCGGAGTATCAGCCGTATGAAATCCCGTGACACGCTCGCCCGCCTCAAGCGGTTCCAGGCCGAAGAAAAGCGTCGGCACTTCGTGCAGATCGAGACCATGATCGCCGATTTCGAGCGCATGGCCACCGATCTCGATCGCGAGATCGCCGCCGAGCAGCAGCGCTCGGGCATTTCCGACCCCAATCATTTCGCCTATCCGACCTATGCCCGTGCCGCCGCGACGCGCCGCGACAATCTCAAGCGCTCGGCCGACGAATTGAAGCAGCAACTCGACGAAGCCCGCGAGGCGCTCGACGCAGCGATGGACGAATTGCGCAAGGTCGAGGCGCTGGGTGAGCGCGAGCGCACCGAGACGCCGGTGGAGATCGCCCGCGCCGGTGCCGCGCGGCTGCGTCACGGCGCGACGATCTGAGCTTCCAGCCTCGCAGGGCCGATGCGCGGGCACCGCCCACGCTGACAGATCTATTTGCAGAAGCTGCTTATTTGTAGAAACCGACGCCGCAGATCAGCGTGCCGACCTTGGTTACATAGCTCTCCTTGGCCACCGGCTTGGTTTCGCCGAGCCGCGGAAATACATAATCGACCTCGGTGATCTGGCCTTCCTTGGCCTTCGCGAGCATTTCCTTGCCGAATTGCTTGCCGGCGGCATCCTTCAAGGTGTTGAGGTTGCTTCCCGCTTGCGCCGGATCGGGATGCGCCAAGGTTGCGCCATCCGCGCCGTTGCAGAACACATAGAGGTCGCGGTCGCCGAAGCCGTCGGCGCGCTTGCGGAATTTCTCCAGCGCCGCCTTCTGGTCCGCCTTGAGGGCGGTGACCGCCCGCTCCAGCATGGCCTTGGCTTCCGCCGCCGTGCCGAACTGGCCCTGCGCCGATGCGCTGCCGGCGAGCGCCAGCGTCAGCACCGCCCAGGCCATGATGTGTTTCCACATTGCCGCCTCCCGTTTTCGTTGGGCGTGAAGCTAGCAGCGGGTGGGATGGTGTCGAGGCCGCTTACCGTTCGATCACCGGGATCTGTGGCGCCGCAGCTAACGGCAGGGTGCCGTTGAGGCGCGGATCGTCCGCCACCTCTATGGCGCGGGCATAGGCGGTGAAGCCGGCCTTCAGATAGAAGCCCACCGCCGCCGGATGATCGAGCGTGCAGGTGTGCACCATCAGCCGCTCGACCGAGCGCGACCAGACGATCTCGTTCGCCCGGTTCATCAGGAAGCGCCCGGCGCCGGCGCCGGTGAATTCCGGCACCACGCCGAAGAAGGCCAGCTCGACCAGCGCCGGCGCCTGCCGGAAATCGAGTTCGAGCAGGCCGACGTCGGCGCCATCGTGGGTGAGGGCATACAGCTCGACCAAGGGATCGCCGATGATGGCGAGCAGCGCCTCATCACTCAACTCCAGGCGGGACAGCCACAGCCAGTCCTCGCCGATGCGGCGGAACAGCGCGCGGTACCAGTCCGGCTGCGGTGTCTCGACCCTGCGTACCGCGAGGGCGGCCTCCGGCTCGCGCATCCGGGCAGGGCGGGCGCGCATCTCCAGATAGGTGACGACGGAGGCGATCTTGCCGGCGGGGATGGGCGTGTAGCCGTCGAGATCGAGCGTGGGGGATGTGTCGGACATGGCGGGTGGATTATAGCGTTCGGCGGCGGTGGGGAAGTTGGCAGGTTGTCCTGCTTGAGCATCCTTCGAGGCTCGCTGGGCTCGTACCTCAGGATGAGGTCGTCTTTGATGAACAACTCATCCTGAGGTGCCGGCCGACGGCCGGCCTCGAAGGATGCTCACGCAGGACACCCAGCGTCACGCGACACCTCACCCGCTTCACACATTCGATTTTTCAGCTATCTTGCGGTGAATTCCATTAATCACATCTACTAAGAGTGAATATATGACGGTCGCCGTCACCATCGAATCCGTCAGCAAGAGCTTCAGCGCCTCCGGCGCCGCCGCGCTCTCCGACGTCTCGCTCGACGTCAAGCCGAGCGAACTGGTCGCGCTGCTCGGGCCGTCCGGCTCCGGCAAGACCACGCTGTTGCGCATCGTTGCCGGCCTCGAGCAGCCGAGCGGCGGGCGCGTGCTGTTCGATGGCGGCGACGCCCTCTCCGTGCCGGTGCGTCGGCGCGGCATCGGCTTCGTGTTCCAGAATTACGCGCTGTTCCGGCACATGAATGTCGCCGAGAATATCGCCTTCGGGCTGCGGTCGCGCGCGCGCGCCGAGCGCCCGGCCGAGGCGGAGATCAGGAAGCGGGTCGACGATCTGCTCGCGCTGGTCCAGCTGGAAGGCTATGGCGGGCGTTTTCCGGCGCAGCTCTCGGGCGGCCAGCGCCAGCGCGTGGCACTCGCCCGCGCGCTGGCCATCGAACCGAAGGTGCTGCTGCTCGACGAGCCGTTCGGCGCGCTCGATGCGCTGGTGCGCAAGGAGTTGCGCAAATGGCTGCGCGACCTGCACGACCGCACCGGCCACACCACGCTGTTCGTCACCCACGACCAGGAAGAGGCGCTGGAACTCGCCGACCGCGTGGTGGTGATGGGCAAGGGCCGGATCGAGCAGGTCGGCACGCCGGACGATGTCTATGACCGGCCGGCCACTGCCGCGGTGTTCGGCTTCATGGGCGAATCGAGCCGGATCGAAGTCGAGGTGAGGGACGGCCTCGCTGTCGCCGGGCCGACCGCGATCGCCGCAGCGACGCAGCCGGTGCCGGACGGGCCGGGCCTCTTGTATGTGCGCCCGCACGATGTGGCCATCGGCCTGCCGGGCACGCCCGGTCTCAGGGGCGCGGTGCGCGGCTTCCGCCGCCATGGCGCCATTCGCCGCGTCGAGATCGCGGTCGGCAGCGCGGTGCTGGAGGCGGACATCGCGCCGTCCGTGCGGGTGCCGGTCGGCGAGCCGGTCGCCGTGCGGCTGGAGCGGGCACGGCTGTTCGCATCCGGTGGCCCCGGCGTCGATTGCCGCGCCCCGCCGCCGCACCAGCCGGGTGACTACGCGATTTGAGCTGTCGCCCTGCGTGAGCATCCTTCGAGGCCCGGCTTTGCCGGGCACCTCAGGATGAGGTTCATTTTGTGAGGACAACCCCATCCTGAGGTGCCGCGAAGCGGCCTCGAAGGATGCTGAAGCAGAACGCGTTCACTGCGTCCGCCGGATGAACGCCCCGAATGCCCGCGGCCCGTCCGCCACCGGCACCTCGCCGACGACCTTCAGCGTCGCGGTGTCGATGACGCTCAGCGTATTGGTCTCCCAGTTCGCCACATAGACGCGGGAGCCGTCGCGGCTGGCGGCGATGCCTTCGGGATATTCGCCGACCGGGATGCGCGCCACCGGCTCGAGGCTTGCGACATCGAACACGCTCACCGTGTCCTCATACTGGTCGGTGACGAAGGCGCGGCCCTTGGCCAGCGCCACCGCATAAGGCCGCTTGCCGACCTTCACCGTGCCGGCCACGGTGCGGCTTTCGAGATCGATCACGCTGACATCGTCCGAGGCGACATTGGCGGTGTAGGCGCGCTTGCCGTCGGCATCGATGGTAACGCCGAACGGGCGCTCGCCGACGCGCACTTCCCCGACCTTGGTCAGGCTCCCGGTGTCGATGATGCTCACCGCATTGGAATCGCGGTCGGCCGAGAGCAGCAGGCGGCCATCCGGCGTCACCGCGAGGCCGGAGGGTGACAACCCGGTCTCCACCGTGCCGGTGATGCGGCCGCTCTCGGCCTCCAGCGCAAGGACGCGCGCGCCGTACCAGTCGGCGACATAGACGGTGCCACCTGACGGATGCACGGCGATGCCGAGCGGCCCGCCGCCGACATCGATGCGCGCCGTCACCGTGCGGGCGGCAGCGTCGATGATGGAGACGACGTGATCGTCGGGACTGGTGACGAAGGCGCGCCGTCCGTCCGGCGTAACCGCGATGCCTGCCGGCTTGCCGAGCACCGGAATGGTGGCGACCACCTTCGACGTCTCGAGATCGACGATATTGAGCGCATTCGCCGGCTGCGAGGTGACGAAGGCCTCGTCGGCAAAGACGGGGGAGGCGAGGACCAGAAGGGCCAGGAGGGCCGCCCATTTCAGGCCGTCATCCCGGAATGGCCGCAAGGCCATATCCGGGATCGTTTCCCGCTCTTTCATGTCACGCGATCCCGGCTCTGCGGCTTCGCCGGCGGCCGGGATGACGACTGCGGAGCGGGAGGGAGAGTAGGGTCGACGATTCCCGGCACCCACGCTCAGCTTCCGCCTTCGACCTTCTTCTTCAGCCCTTCGAGGCCGGCGGTGTAGACGCCGGTCACCGCCTTGATCGCGGCTTCGTCACTCAGCTCCGGCGGCGGGTCGTTGTTCGGGTAGCCGCGATAGAAGGCGCCGCGCCATTCCACCTTGGAGCGCTTGCCGCCATCGAGCGGGGAAACGGTGAGCCAGGAGGAATAATTGGTCACCGGCAGCACCTTCACGTCGACGGCGTTGATCCGGTACATCAGCAGGAAGTTCTGCGGTTCGTATTTGGCGATCACCTCGTCGATGGTGCCCCCGCCCTGCAACGTCACGGTGCGCGTGGCATCCACCGCATTGCCACCCTTGCCCTCGGTCTTGATGACGGCGGGGTGCCAGCTGAAATCCTGGAAATTGCCGATCACTGCCCAGACCTTTTCCGGCGGCGCATTGATCTCGATGGTCTCGCTGACCTTCTGCCGGGTCGGGCCGTGGGCGTCGGCGCCGCCGATGGAGACGCCGGCAAGGAGGGTGATGGCCGCCAGCGCGGCGAACGTCGAAAATCTCATGGCTTCCATCCCGGAAACAGGTTTCGGACCGGACTTTTGCGCCCGTTGCGCCGCATTCTAGGAAGCCGCGACCGGTTCGGGAACCCGCCTTTCGACCCATGCCGCAACGGTGGACACACGCTCCGACGTGCGGTTCAACCGCGCAGCACGGCGAGGAACTCGGCGCCGAAGGCGGCGAGCTTGGCGGTGCCGACGCCCTTGACGGCGGCAAGCTCGCTGCGCGTGCGCGGGTGCTCCACCGCCATCTCCTCCAGCGTACGGTCGGGGAAGATGACATAGGCCGGCACTTCGCGCTCGGCGGCGAGGCGGCGGCGCAGCGCCTTGAGCCGGCCCAGCAGCTCGGCCGCGGCGGGCTCCAGTTCGGCGCCCTTGCCGGCACTGCCCGGGCGCTCCTTGCGGCGCGGGGCGCTGGCGCGCAGTGTGAAGGCGCGGGTGCCGGCGAGGATCGCAAGCCCGATATCGGTGAGGCGCAGCGCGCCGAACCGCGCCGCGTCCGCGGTGAGTGCGCCGGTGGCGATGAGCTGGCGCAGCAAAGCGCGCCATTCCGGCGACGGCCGGTCGGCGCCGGTGCCGAACTCGGCGAGCCGGTCGTGGCCGCGCCCGGTGACTTGCTCGCTGTGCTGGCCGGTGACGACGGCGGCGATATGCGCCGCGCCGAAGCGCTCGCCGGTCGCCCGCACGATGCGCAGGGCCAGCGCCGCCTCGCGGCTGGCATCGGTGACCT harbors:
- a CDS encoding beta-propeller fold lactonase family protein, which gives rise to MKERETIPDMALRPFRDDGLKWAALLALLVLASPVFADEAFVTSQPANALNIVDLETSKVVATIPVLGKPAGIAVTPDGRRAFVTSPDDHVVSIIDAAARTVTARIDVGGGPLGIAVHPSGGTVYVADWYGARVLALEAESGRITGTVETGLSPSGLAVTPDGRLLLSADRDSNAVSIIDTGSLTKVGEVRVGERPFGVTIDADGKRAYTANVASDDVSVIDLESRTVAGTVKVGKRPYAVALAKGRAFVTDQYEDTVSVFDVASLEPVARIPVGEYPEGIAASRDGSRVYVANWETNTLSVIDTATLKVVGEVPVADGPRAFGAFIRRTQ
- a CDS encoding DUF305 domain-containing protein, encoding MTIIRSAVLGILALALAGAAASAQTMNMPGMDHSSHMQQGAAANPSSEAFERANTRMHQGMTMPFTGDTDIDFAKGMIPHHQGAIDMAKIELQYGKDAEMRKLAEEIIKAQESEIAFLKAWLAKQGK
- a CDS encoding SRPBCC family protein, yielding MRFSTFAALAAITLLAGVSIGGADAHGPTRQKVSETIEINAPPEKVWAVIGNFQDFSWHPAVIKTEGKGGNAVDATRTVTLQGGGTIDEVIAKYEPQNFLLMYRINAVDVKVLPVTNYSSWLTVSPLDGGKRSKVEWRGAFYRGYPNNDPPPELSDEAAIKAVTGVYTAGLEGLKKKVEGGS
- the fliJ gene encoding flagellar export protein FliJ, whose protein sequence is MKSRDTLARLKRFQAEEKRRHFVQIETMIADFERMATDLDREIAAEQQRSGISDPNHFAYPTYARAAATRRDNLKRSADELKQQLDEAREALDAAMDELRKVEALGERERTETPVEIARAGAARLRHGATI
- a CDS encoding GNAT family N-acetyltransferase; the encoded protein is MSDTSPTLDLDGYTPIPAGKIASVVTYLEMRARPARMREPEAALAVRRVETPQPDWYRALFRRIGEDWLWLSRLELSDEALLAIIGDPLVELYALTHDGADVGLLELDFRQAPALVELAFFGVVPEFTGAGAGRFLMNRANEIVWSRSVERLMVHTCTLDHPAAVGFYLKAGFTAYARAIEVADDPRLNGTLPLAAAPQIPVIER
- a CDS encoding sulfate/molybdate ABC transporter ATP-binding protein, with protein sequence MTVAVTIESVSKSFSASGAAALSDVSLDVKPSELVALLGPSGSGKTTLLRIVAGLEQPSGGRVLFDGGDALSVPVRRRGIGFVFQNYALFRHMNVAENIAFGLRSRARAERPAEAEIRKRVDDLLALVQLEGYGGRFPAQLSGGQRQRVALARALAIEPKVLLLDEPFGALDALVRKELRKWLRDLHDRTGHTTLFVTHDQEEALELADRVVVMGKGRIEQVGTPDDVYDRPATAAVFGFMGESSRIEVEVRDGLAVAGPTAIAAATQPVPDGPGLLYVRPHDVAIGLPGTPGLRGAVRGFRRHGAIRRVEIAVGSAVLEADIAPSVRVPVGEPVAVRLERARLFASGGPGVDCRAPPPHQPGDYAI
- a CDS encoding response regulator transcription factor CtrA, with the protein product MRVLLIEDDRATAQSIELMLKSESFNVYTTDLGEEGVDLGKLYDYDIILLDLNLPDMSGYDVLKGLRVAKVKTPILILSGLAGIEDKVKGLGFGADDYLTKPFHKDELVARIHAIVRRSKGHAQSVIQTGDLIVNLDTKTVEVSAARVHLTGKEYQMLELLSLRKGTTLTKEMFLNHLYGGMDEPELKIIDVFICKLRKKLANASSGRNYIETVWGRGYVLREPTDSEERIPA
- a CDS encoding cache domain-containing protein, giving the protein MWKHIMAWAVLTLALAGSASAQGQFGTAAEAKAMLERAVTALKADQKAALEKFRKRADGFGDRDLYVFCNGADGATLAHPDPAQAGSNLNTLKDAAGKQFGKEMLAKAKEGQITEVDYVFPRLGETKPVAKESYVTKVGTLICGVGFYK